Genomic segment of uncultured Desulfobacter sp.:
ATAATTACACTAAAAAATGCATATTTAGCTTCATTGATATGTATAAAAAATGTGAAAAAAATTTAAAAGCCGTCAATCTTGAGCAATTGACAGAGAAAGATAAAGATATTCTTATTAACGAGCTATCTTCAATTGCACAAAAATATTCTTTGAAATTAGAATCATGCGCACAAAAAGAAAGTTTTGAAAAATATGGGGTTTCCCATGGGAAATGCATAGATGATGAGCTTATATCAAAAATAATTAATAATCGGTTGGAGATCGCTAAGGATAAAAATCAAAGAGATCAGTGCGGGTGTGTATCAAGTGTTGATATAGGGACATACAATACATGTAAAAATTTTTGCAGGTATTGCTATGCAAATTATAGCGAAAAAACTGTATTAAAAAACATTGAAAACCACGATACTACATCCCCCCTCATTACTGGAATCCCTCATGGTCATGAAAAAATTACCGATCGGAAAATAATGAAAAATAAATCAGTTCAAATGAATCTTTTTGGTAAATAAATGCCCAATCGGGATAGGACTCCCCATCACTGAGGAGCCCTCCCACACCACCCGGCATACGGATCGCGTACCAGGGCGGTTCGGCTGATTTTAGGAATCAGTTCCCGGGCAGATATAATCCTTGATCAATAAAATATCGTTCAGGCATGGCAATGGCCACCCATTTGACTTTGCTCATGTGCCAGTACTTTTTGCGAGCATTGCCGCAAAGCATGGCATCTTGGTGAGCAATACCAAGTTTCTCAAGATTCCGAACCCTGGTTTTGGGATTTTTCCATTGTTTCCAGACAAGACTTCGCAGCCTTCGCATTATCCAGATTTTGAGACCTTTGAG
This window contains:
- a CDS encoding DUF1848 domain-containing protein produces the protein MILSVSRRTDIPSFYSEWFMNRLREGFVYVKNPFNANQISRIKLNPQTIECIVFWSKNPSPLIQYLKEIDALGYKYYFQFTITSYDKSIEPNIPKKENIIKTFKELSEKIGSEKIIWRYDPIFLTEKYNIAYHLKWFEYLADKLHNYTKKCIFSFIDMYKKCEKNLKAVNLEQLTEKDKDILINELSSIAQKYSLKLESCAQKESFEKYGVSHGKCIDDELISKIINNRLEIAKDKNQRDQCGCVSSVDIGTYNTCKNFCRYCYANYSEKTVLKNIENHDTTSPLITGIPHGHEKITDRKIMKNKSVQMNLFGK